In the genome of Mesobacillus jeotgali, the window GACCTTCAGGGCAATCAGAATCATGAAGGAAGCAGATTTAATTGCTGCAGAGGATACAAGGAATACCAAAAAGCTTTGCAATTACTTTGAAATTGAAACACCCGTTACCAGTTATCATGAACACAATAAGGAAAGCAGCGGATATAAACTGATTGAGAAGATTAAAGACGGAGCTAAAATTGCTCTTGTCAGCGATGCAGGGATGCCGACGATTTCAGATCCGGGTACAGAACTTGTTGCAGAGGCAATTGCCGAGGGTTTGACGGTCGTTCCGCTTCCGGGAGCAAACGCAGCGCTCACTGCATTGATTGCTTCAGGTATTCAGCCACAGCCTTTCTATTATTACGGTTTTCTACAGCGAGGCAAAAAGGATAAAAAGAAGGAACTCGAACAATTGGCAAAACAGTCAGCCACCGTGATCCTGTATGAATCTCCTCATAGATTGAAGGAGACGCTTTCGTTAATGCTTGATGGGCTGGGTGAGCGCAGGATAGTTCTTTGCCGGGAATTGACGAAGAAATATGAAGAGTTTCTAAGGGGGACCATTTCTGAAGCTATTGCGTGGGCTGAGTCAGAAGAGGTACGCGGTGAGTTTGTTCTGATTATTGAGGGGGCATCTGAAGATTCACTCACTCTTGATGAAAACCTGTGGTGGGAAAAATTAAGCCTGACTGAGCATGTCGAGCATTATATCTCCAACGAGGGTATGAATTCCAAAAATGCAATTAAGCAAGCTGCTGTGGACAGGGGTATGCAAAAACGGGAAGTTTACCAGGCCTACCATATCCAAGAATAAAAAGTCAAAAAAGGCCGTGGATGATATCCACGGCCTTGTCATATTTAATATTAAGCTTTTACAGGTTCGAAGCTTCCCTGGATTTCTTTAAGAAGCTGTTCAGCACCTTCACGGCTAAGGATCAGCTTACCGCCAGCCAATGTGATGTTGTTGTCAGAAACTTCACCAGTGATGTGGCAAGTCATGTTAGGCTTGTACTTTTTAAGGATGATGCGGTCATCGTCAACATAGATTTCCAAAGCATCCTTTTCTGCGATACCAAGAGTTCTTCTTAGTTCGATTGGAATAACCACGCGGCCAAGCTCGTCAACTTTACGTACGATACCAGTAGATTTCATTTTATAATCTCCTCTCATTTTCCCTTATATTAATTCGTCATTTTTCGACATTTTTCTCTTATTGGTTTTATAATACCAGTGATTCCAATTACCGTCAATTAAATTATTTTTCTTTTGTTAGAAAAATTTAACATAGAGCACAAACCTTATTAAATCAAGGTTTCGTGTTAAGTGGTACGGAAGGAGTTACAGGCTGACGAGGGTTTTAAACAATAGTTTAGAGGGGGAAATACTATTCGTTATATAACATTAAGCGCATAATTCGACAAAATTCTACAATTTATTCGACAAAAATTCACAAGTTTGTCATATTTGAAACGTACAAAACAATATTTTGTGATCAGGTATAATCTATTAATAAATTTGGTTATGATTTTATTATGTAAAAGGTAATCTCCTGCCAGAATAATTGAGGCGGGATTTTTACTTCCATAACCCTGCCGGAGTATTCTGCTATTGAAAAAATACGTTAACCTAATGTCAAGAATGTCCGTAGCAGTAAACTTTTTTACATAATTCGAGTTTATTTTTAACTTCGTACATTGAGTTTACCTGCTATCCCTTTAACAATCTCCTAATTCTGAATTGAAAGCAGCAATATTTTTGTATAGAATGCTGCTTTCTTGAACCAATCACATTTTTGAAGGAATGCACACTCTTAAAGGCTTTAAGAATCTTTTCAAGCGGACCTCTAATTTGAAAACGCGTAATCTGGAATCCGTCGTTTACTTAAATATAAAAGCAAATGAGGCTTCATTAAAGTGTTATGAAACCTATCACATTAACTGGTATAATAACTACTATTAGAATGAACTAGCAGTATTAGTTAAGGAGGATCTTCATGGAAGAGAAACTGAAAACCTTTTATCTTACGACACCGATTTATTATCCAAGCGGCAATCTTCATATTGGACACGCTTATACAACTGTAGCTGGCGATGCGATGGCACGCTATAAGAGACTGCGCGGCTATGATGTCATGTATTTGACAGGCACAGATGAGCACGGTCAGAAAATCCAGCGCAATGCCGAGGCAAAGGGTATTACCCCACAGCAATATGTAGATGAAATTGTCGAAGGGATCCAGGAACTCTGGGGTAAACTGGATATATCCTATAACGATTTTATCCGTACTACCCAGGACCGGCATAAACAGATTGTCGAGAAGATTTTCGCCCAGCTTTTGGAGCAGGGTGATATTTATCTTGACCAATATGAAGGCTGGTATTGTACACCATGTGAATCCTTCTATACTGACAGACAGCTTGAGGACGGGAATTGCCCGGACTGCGGCCGACCTGTTGAAAAGGTAAAGGAAGAATCTTATTTCTTTAAAATGAGCAAATACGCTGACAGGCTCCTCAAGTACTATGAAGAGAATCCTGACTTCATTCAGCCGGAATCACGCAAAAATGAAATGATCAATAACTTCATCAAGCCGGGACTGGAGGATTTGGCGGTCTCACGCACGACATTTGACTGGGGTGTCAAAGTCCCTGGAGATCCAAAGCACGTTATTTACGTATGGATTGATGCCTTGTCTAATTACATTACAGCACTTGGTTATGGGACTGAGGATGATTCAAAATATTTGAGATACTGGCCGGCGGATGTCCATCTTGTCGGAAAGGAAATTGTCCGCTTCCATACTATCTATTGGCCAATCATGCTAATGGCGCTTGACTTGCCGCTTCCTAAAAAGGTGTTTGCCCACGGCTGGCTTTTGATGAAGGACGGAAAAATGTCAAAATCCAAAGGAAATGTTGTTGACCCAGTCACATTGATTGACCGATACGGCCTGGATGCTCTTCGTTATTACCTGCTTCGCGAGGTTCCATTCGGTTCTGATGGTGTATTTACGCCTGAAGGGTTTGTTGAAAGAATCAACTTCGATCTTGCGAATGACCTTGGCAACTTGTTGAACAGAACCGTGGCCATGATCAATAAATATTTTGACGGTGAAATTCCTGCTTACAATGGTTCTGAAGGAGAATTTGAAAAGCAGTTGCTTGAAGTGAACAAGGAGACTGTCCTTAAGTATGAAGAGGCAATGGAGAAAATGGAGTTTTCCGTTGCGCTGACGACTGTATGGCAGCTGGTCAGCCGCTGCAATAAATTCATCGATGAAACACAGCCATGGGTGCTTGCGAAGGATGAAGAAAAGAAAACGGCCCTGGCTGATGTAATGGTCCACCTTGCTGAATCATTGAGAAGGGTGGCAATCCTCTTAAAGCCGTTCCTGACAAGGACTCCGGATAAAATTTTCACCCAGCTGAATGTTGTTTCTGAGTCACTTCAGACATGGGAAAGCCTTGAAGATTTCGGACAGATTCCTGCGGGAACAAAGGTAGTACAGGGTGAACCGATATTCCCACGCCTTGAACTGAAGGAAGAAGTCGAATTCATCAAGGAAAAAATGCAGGGTTCTGCTCCAGCGGCAGCACCGGTGGAAGAAGAAAAGCCGGAACCTCAGGATGAAATCACGATTGATGATTTCATGAAGGTTGAACTTCGTGTAGCAAAAGTTGTCCATGCAGAGCCTGTCAAAAAGGCTGATAAACTGCTGAAGCTTCAATTGGATCTTGGCTATGAAAAACGCCAGGTCGTTTCGGGTATCGCAAAGTACTTTAAACCGGAAGACCTTGTAGGCAGGAAAGTAATTTGTGTGACAAACCTTAAGCCAGTCAAACTTCGCGGGGAGCTTTCTGAGGGAATGATCCTTGCAGGTGAAAAAGATGGCATCATGTCACTGGCATCAGTTGACGATTCACTGGCAATCGGAGCGAAAATAAAATAATACCCTAAGAACCTGAAAATGTTTCATGTGTAACATTTTCAGGTTTTTTGTGTTAAAAAGGCAATTTTTTTAAGAGATTGAATTATGATAGGAAAGAGAGTTAGACAGC includes:
- the rsmI gene encoding 16S rRNA (cytidine(1402)-2'-O)-methyltransferase, which gives rise to MHQQKSFERENEKGILYLVPTPIGNLEDMTFRAIRIMKEADLIAAEDTRNTKKLCNYFEIETPVTSYHEHNKESSGYKLIEKIKDGAKIALVSDAGMPTISDPGTELVAEAIAEGLTVVPLPGANAALTALIASGIQPQPFYYYGFLQRGKKDKKKELEQLAKQSATVILYESPHRLKETLSLMLDGLGERRIVLCRELTKKYEEFLRGTISEAIAWAESEEVRGEFVLIIEGASEDSLTLDENLWWEKLSLTEHVEHYISNEGMNSKNAIKQAAVDRGMQKREVYQAYHIQE
- a CDS encoding AbrB/MazE/SpoVT family DNA-binding domain-containing protein: MKSTGIVRKVDELGRVVIPIELRRTLGIAEKDALEIYVDDDRIILKKYKPNMTCHITGEVSDNNITLAGGKLILSREGAEQLLKEIQGSFEPVKA
- the metG gene encoding methionine--tRNA ligase, which produces MEEKLKTFYLTTPIYYPSGNLHIGHAYTTVAGDAMARYKRLRGYDVMYLTGTDEHGQKIQRNAEAKGITPQQYVDEIVEGIQELWGKLDISYNDFIRTTQDRHKQIVEKIFAQLLEQGDIYLDQYEGWYCTPCESFYTDRQLEDGNCPDCGRPVEKVKEESYFFKMSKYADRLLKYYEENPDFIQPESRKNEMINNFIKPGLEDLAVSRTTFDWGVKVPGDPKHVIYVWIDALSNYITALGYGTEDDSKYLRYWPADVHLVGKEIVRFHTIYWPIMLMALDLPLPKKVFAHGWLLMKDGKMSKSKGNVVDPVTLIDRYGLDALRYYLLREVPFGSDGVFTPEGFVERINFDLANDLGNLLNRTVAMINKYFDGEIPAYNGSEGEFEKQLLEVNKETVLKYEEAMEKMEFSVALTTVWQLVSRCNKFIDETQPWVLAKDEEKKTALADVMVHLAESLRRVAILLKPFLTRTPDKIFTQLNVVSESLQTWESLEDFGQIPAGTKVVQGEPIFPRLELKEEVEFIKEKMQGSAPAAAPVEEEKPEPQDEITIDDFMKVELRVAKVVHAEPVKKADKLLKLQLDLGYEKRQVVSGIAKYFKPEDLVGRKVICVTNLKPVKLRGELSEGMILAGEKDGIMSLASVDDSLAIGAKIK